From the Chondrinema litorale genome, the window TTTAAGATGATTAAAGTAACTGATAACTATTATAGAAAACTTGTTGTGGAGATTTTAAGCCAATCTTTTGATGATAATAAAAGTGTTAATTATGTAATTCCACAAGGTAATAGAAGGAAAAATGCACTAATAAAACTGATGGAATACTCTTTTGACATTTGTTTGAAATTTGGAGAAGTATGGCTTTCAGATGATAAGAAGGCTTGCTCCTTGGTATTATTTCCAGATAAGAAAAAAGATACATTTCAAACTGTGCTTTGGGATATTAAACTGGCATTATACATTAAAGCAGTTAAAACTCTTAAGAGAGAAGGAAAGATTAAGAAACACCATCCCAAAGAGCCTTTTGCTTATTTATGGTTTGTTGGTGTGTTTCCAGAAGCACAGAATCATGGCATTGGTAGTAAATTACTCAATAGACTTGTTCTGGTGTGAGAATCAAGAAGTTAGCACAAAGTTCCATAGTCCTGCACACAAGCCAATTACCTTGTTGTAGAAGGATATTTTTCTACATCGCAATCTATCAGATAAGAATCTGTACCGCTTTAAACCTACAATGGAATTTTCAACGGTGACTCGAAATTGACTTTTTTCTCTATTGGAAATTTGTTGTTGTTCTGTTAAAGGAGTGTTTCGTTTTTTCTTATATGGGATACTCAACTTCTTGAATCCATAATCTTTATCTAAACCCAAATAGCCAAGATCAACATGCACTTCATATTCATCGAACCAAAGTCCCCTTTCTGCATCAAATTCATTACGTAATATACTCAAGTCATGAGACCTACCATGATAAGCATAACTGAGGTATTTTATCTTTTTCTCCTTAGTACTCATTAGCATGTATTTTATGGTGTGTCGTTTTCTTTTGCTGGGCCACACTGGCCGCTGTAAGCATCTCTCTGTTTATCCTGATTACCAGGTCGTTGCCTCCACTGCTCAGTGGCATTCATTCCATTGTAAGTTTGCATCATTACCTATTAGATATGATTTTGTATTTTAATCATGGGAGAGCAGACCCTGACATTCCATGGCAACGGCCACCGTTGGTTATTTAAACCGTCCGTCATGTTCTGGGCTGCTCCCATTGATTCCAATACTGGATAGTTCATTAGGTCAGGAACCTGCTTACAATGCTAGTGAAAAGGAGTCATACTTTTTTATATCATTAAAAACTTAGCCCATGAAACGGTATATAGGAGTGGATATATCCAAAAATGATTTAGTTTGTGCTTTTCCAATACAGGAAGGTTTTACGGTTAAAACATTTAAGAACACCCTAGAAGGTATTGACCTTTTTTTACAAGAACTGGAGAAGTCCGATCATATAGTTGTTGAGGCAACTGGTAACTACAGTTCCCTATTGGTGTACAGCCTACATGAAGCCCATTTTTTGGTATCGGTAATCAATCCCAAACAATCTGCTTATTTCTTTAAAATGCAATTGCAAATCACCAAAACAGACGCAAAAGATGCTGAGATGCTTTCTTACTACGGTCAGACCTTTAGACCTGCCTTATTTAAGCCCAAATCATCATCTTTACTGAAAATACAACACAAACGAATGATTATCAGGCAACTGAAAAAACAACGGCATGTTATGGCCACCATGGAATGGGTTGCCTTCAGGATGAGGAAACGTATTTAATCCAGCATGACGCTTTATCAAAGAATGTTTTATCAGAAAGCTTGGTGTTCATTGATGAAAAAATTAAACTTTTGGAAGCTGACCTATTGCGGTTGGCAAATCAAGAGTTCGATCATATGCTCAAACTTGCACTTACAGTGAAAGGAATAGGAAACAAGATTGCCGTTTCATTGATTGTGGCAACAGACGGGTTTCGTCTTTTTGAAACGGCAAAACAGTTGGCCAAATTCATTGGAATAGCACCAGTACACCATCAATCAGGAACGAGTGTTAAGTCAAACAGGGGGATCAACCGTTCAGGCGACCCAACTATCAGGTCTCTGTTATATATGGGAGCGTGGTCAGCAATCAGATATAACAGAGCCTGTAAAGAGCTCTATGATAGACTAAGAAAAGCAGGAAAGTCAGGCTATGTGGCTTTGATTGCAGTATGTCACAAACTAATTAGGCAGGTATTTGCTGTGGTAAAGAACGGAGTTCCTTTTGATAATGACTATGAATTTGACAGTAAAAAAACAGTTGAAAAACTTGCTCTTTAACATAGTTCATGACGGCAACTATAATTTCAGCCTCTTCTAGCCATTGATACTGTGTTTAAAAACAAATAAAAATCAGTAAATTTAATTACCCGAAAGAGGACATGATAGGAAGTTTTATACCGAAGTCCATCTAGTTTAGAGTGAGTACTAACTCGCTCTTATTTTTTTGTATTGTACATGAAATTTCTTTTTGTGATTGATGTCGTTTTACATCAAACTCTTCTTTCGATTTCCACAACGAATAAATTAATATTAATAGCTTACGTTCTACAGCAATGACTCCAATCTTTTTGCAAGGCTTTTTTTCAATGACCCCCTCATAAAAATCATGTAAACTTGAATTCTTACTGTTACAAGCCGCAAGAGCAGGCATGTACAAAGCTTTTCTGATGTGAGAATTCCCGTTGCCACGGTGGCCTTTTTTAGAAATTCTAGCTCTTTTACTACTTTTTCCAGATTGGTTAAGTTGCACATCCAAGCCTGCATAACTTACCAACTGTTTGATGTTATTTACCAAAGAAAAATTATTAGTTTCAGCAAGTACGGTTAGTACACTTATCACACCTAGACCAGGTACTTTTGTAATTCTGTCAATGGTTTGCTTTATATCTTTTTCTTGCTCTACAAGTACAGATAGTTGTTGCTCTATTATTACAATCGTATCAAGAAGGGACTCGATTTCTTGCTCTAAGCGCTCAATAATGATTTTGGGGACATCAAAACCATTCTTATAAGCATGGAGCTGGTTAATTGCAGCCGTCTTCTTTTTTTGATATTGACTTCGCTCCCTAGTCAACAGTTTAATTTCTCTCAAAGTAGTATCGGGAGCTTGCCAAATGGGTAGTGTTCGTTCTAATCCCATACGACACAGCATAATAGCATCTAATTCATCAGTCTTAGATGGGACCTCCCAGATTTTGTGTCTAGACTTTCTGCAAAAGCTTTAGCTTTATTGGGCAACAGTACACTGACCCGTAGATTTGTATCCGATAAAACATATGCCAAGTTCTCATAATACACCCCTGTAGCTTCTACCACAAAAAGGGTCGGAAGACTGGTGTCATCTAGCTTTTTATTTGCCCAAACAATAAAATTTTCGATGTCGCTCAAGGTATTTTTGAAAATTCTCTTTGCCCCATATCGTACATCTAATTCTTGGGTAAGCATCCCATATTGAACCGAAAAGGTA encodes:
- a CDS encoding transposase family protein, yielding MSTKEKKIKYLSYAYHGRSHDLSILRNEFDAERGLWFDEYEVHVDLGYLGLDKDYGFKKLSIPYKKKRNTPLTEQQQISNREKSQFRVTVENSIVGLKRYRFLSDRLRCRKISFYNKVIGLCAGLWNFVLTS
- a CDS encoding IS110 family transposase, encoding MKRYIGVDISKNDLVCAFPIQEGFTVKTFKNTLEGIDLFLQELEKSDHIVVEATGNYSSLLVYSLHEAHFLVSVINPKQSAYFFKMQLQITKTDAKDAEMLSYYGQTFRPALFKPKSSSLLKIQHKRMIIRQLKKQRHVMATMEWVAFRMRKRI
- a CDS encoding transposase, which gives rise to MGCLQDEETYLIQHDALSKNVLSESLVFIDEKIKLLEADLLRLANQEFDHMLKLALTVKGIGNKIAVSLIVATDGFRLFETAKQLAKFIGIAPVHHQSGTSVKSNRGINRSGDPTIRSLLYMGAWSAIRYNRACKELYDRLRKAGKSGYVALIAVCHKLIRQVFAVVKNGVPFDNDYEFDSKKTVEKLAL
- a CDS encoding transposase; the protein is MWEVPSKTDELDAIMLCRMGLERTLPIWQAPDTTLREIKLLTRERSQYQKKKTAAINQLHAYKNGFDVPKIIIERLEQEIESLLDTIVIIEQQLSVLVEQEKDIKQTIDRITKVPGLGVISVLTVLAETNNFSLVNNIKQLVSYAGLDVQLNQSGKSSKRARISKKGHRGNGNSHIRKALYMPALAACNSKNSSLHDFYEGVIEKKPCKKIGVIAVERKLLILIYSLWKSKEEFDVKRHQSQKEISCTIQKNKSELVLTLN
- a CDS encoding GNAT family N-acetyltransferase, which codes for MIKVTDNYYRKLVVEILSQSFDDNKSVNYVIPQGNRRKNALIKLMEYSFDICLKFGEVWLSDDKKACSLVLFPDKKKDTFQTVLWDIKLALYIKAVKTLKREGKIKKHHPKEPFAYLWFVGVFPEAQNHGIGSKLLNRLVLV